In the genome of Chiroxiphia lanceolata isolate bChiLan1 chromosome 17, bChiLan1.pri, whole genome shotgun sequence, one region contains:
- the ID1 gene encoding DNA-binding protein inhibitor ID-1: MKVAAVAPSPLPAGVGGALKAVRPGEAAHCGPVPGVSPGAAEQAAAALLYDMKGCYSRLRALVPTLPRHRRVSKVELLQHVIDYIWDLQLALQCGPPRPAAAGDPPEAPCIPAADRILCR, translated from the exons ATGAAGGTCGCTGCTGTCGCCCCTTCGCCGCTGCCCGCGGGCGTCGGCGGCGCGCTGAAGGCCGTGCGGCCCGGGGAGGCCGCCCACTGCGGGCCGGTGCCGGGGGTGTCCCCGGGGGCGGCGGAGCAGGCGGCCGCCGCGCTGCTGTACGACATGAAGGGCTGCTACTCGCGGCTACGGGCGCTGGTGCCGACGCTGCCGCGGCACCGGCGGGTCTCCAaggtggagctgctgcagcacgtTATCGATTACATCTGGGACCTGCAGCTGGCGCTGCAGTGCGGTCCCCCacgccccgccgccgccggggacCCCCCCGAG GCTCCGTGCATTCCCGCTGCTGACCGGATCCTCTGCCGCTGA